TTTTCGAGTGATATCACAGTTTGACGTGTTACTTCAAGTTCAGAAGCAAGCTCTGCTTGTGTCAATTTACGTGATTTTCTTAGTTCTTGAATACGATTTATCAAAGTATGCCTCCTATAGTTTGGCTATTCAACAAAAAATAGTATAGCGTACTTTACATTAAATGTAAAGTTTTGCTTACATTTTTGAAAAGGTTGCAATTATAGAAAATAAGAACTATAACTAAAGTATAGAAAAGGGGGCCGAAACATGGCTGATGAAAAATTTGAAACATTGGATCTTCCAATGAGCGAAGTCTTTAGTTGGAGCGAGGACAAAACCCCACTACGCGATGCATTGTGGAACCATTATATGGACACAAGCAACAAAAACACGTTGGAAACTTTGAAGCACTTGAAGGCTTATGAAAAAATGAGTTCTGATGAAGTTAAGCTCGAAGCTGAAAAAGTACTACAAAAGGCATAATTCAGAAAAGAGGTTAGTTTTAATTTCTAATCTCTTTTTTTGTGCTCAAAAACCATTGACGGAAGCTGGTTTTTTCGGTATACTTAATATTTGTTATGGCGCTATGGTCAAGTGGTTAAGACGTCGGCTTCTCAGGCCGAAATCGAGGGTTCGACTCCCTCTAGCGCTATTAGTATATTTCATGGCGTTGCATAAGGTTTCAAAAACCTTGATGTAGCGCCTTTTCTTATGAAAAATATTGCCGTAATAAATTGGAAACATTATAAATACGCATGTAAGTCGTTTTTGATTTGCGGAAAATGAAGTGAGTAATACTATGGAATTTTTGGGATTAATTATTAACTTAGCTGATGAACTATTTGATGTAGACGATAATAAGCCATTTGGCTTTAAATTTTGGTTGTCTATATTTGTATGGTTAGTTATGCTTAGCGGGTTTATAGTTGTAGCTACAGTATTTATAATTTTATTTCCAGGTATGTTTTTAAAGGTCCTAAATACTATTTGGTTTGTGGTGATAGGTATAGAAGTATTGTTAGCATGGTTTTGTTATTATTCTGGTAAACGTGTAGTAATATGGGCATTTCAAATTAAAAATAATATACAAGCACACTGTAAGTAAGTGTTGGATCAATTTTTAATAAATGATCTATGAGCTTCGAATGCTGGTCTATGTTTTAGCGTATATCTGTTATTTATTAATTTAATCAACCAATGTCAATTAATTACTTTTAACATAACATAGGTCTTCCTTATGTGTTTAAAGCTCACTATGAAAACAATAATGGCGATAATCGCCACTGCTACTCTCAATTGAAATGTTCTACTTTTGGTATCTATCTGGTTCATAGTATTGTTGCTTTCTAAAATTTTCGTCTCCTGATTCATTATCAAAAGCTTGTTTATTTTGGCGTATTTAAAACAGCCTCAAAAAGCGATTATTCCATATGTTCTCATACAATTGCACAGTTTGTTTTGCGTTCATGTAGTAATTTTCTAATGTGGTGCTAAGTCCTTTTTTTATTTGCAACTCATAGCCCGCCCAAACCGTGTGCCATTTTGATTGTGGTGTCAACACAAAATTCTGTTTGAGTACCATATATTTTAATGCTTTGAACATCGTCTTCGTTAAGTACTTTTCTTAGCTTAGTGTGATAGAAAGAATTGGCATGTGTTGTCTGAATGGAACAATTGGTTTATGTGCATGTCGATAAGCCGTAATATGACTGTTTATACTAGTCACACATTCTTGAGTGTTAAAAATATCCTGCGACTCTTTACAAACGCCATTTTGAAAATCAATAACGAGTAGTGTGTCTGATATTGAAAGCATTATTTTTCCTTTTTTAAGTTAAGTGTTGAAATTTAGTGTGCCACTGAGCGAATAGAAAGGATGACTATAGTTCAACACTCTTCGTTCTCTGTCACTTGCTCTCACCATGAAATGATACATGAGTATCTTCGTATTAAGCCATTTAATTTACAACGTTATATTAATATATAAAAAAACTCAACCAATATTGATATTGGTTGAGTTTTTTTATATCAAATTGAGATGAATATACGAACAAATGGTAATAATTTTTAGAACTAATAGATAGGAAGTATTTAATTTAGTTGTGCAATGTGAACAAATTTAACATAATTATTGTTTAATTGATTTATAACGTGTATGATGTATTTTAACACCTAGATAATTTTATGATTAAAATAATGTTATTTAACCGGTTAATAACATTATAAATTAATGTATAAAAATATTATTCTTTATTAGGTTCTTGTAATTTTAATTTCATCGATGAAGTAGGAGGCGTTTTATGAATAATCTTTTTCAACCACATCTTATATGGGAATATTTGCCTGATGTATTGTCAGCATTACCGACAACGCTGTTGCTTACTCTAGTATCAACGATAATTGGCGTAATTGTCGGCGCAGGCATTGCATTTGTCAAAATGGAAGATACACCGATATTTAAACAAATTGCTGTGGTCTTTACTTCTTTTATTAGAGGAACACCAATTTTGATACAAATGTTTTTAGTTTATTATGGACTGCCTATGTTTCTGGGATATGTGGGCATTAACACAGACGATGTCAGCCCATTGATCTATTTATTTATTACATACGGATTGAATATGGCGGCTTTTCTTTCAGAAATCATTCGTGCCGCACTGGAAAGTGTGCCAGCAAGCCAGCGTGAAGCGGCTTTAACTTCAGGTTACACAAAGCGTCAGATGTATTTTAAAATTATTTTCCCGCAGGCAGTCATTATTGCGGTGCCCAGTTTTGCGACAATGGTCATTTCCTTGCTACAAGATACATCATTGGCATTCACAATCGGTGTATTAGATGTTGTTGGTAAAGCCAAAGCATTGGGTACGGCAACCTTTCATACAGTTGAGGCTTACATTAGTGCCATGATCATATTTGTTATTTTAAGTTTCATCTTAGAAAGATTCTTCCGCTGGATTGAAAAGCGCAGTAACTTTACGTCACGCAAAACAGCAATTTTGGCTAATAATCCTGTAATACCAGTGATTGAGACACCAAAAACAACTTAAAATAAACATACGATGTTGATAAATGAGAAGAGAACTAGAGGAGTAATATTATGCAGAACAAAGCAAGTCGTAGTAAGGGCCTATGGATTGGCATTATTGTAGTCGTGATAGCAGTTATTGCGGTTGTATTATTACACAATAATGGAAAAAGCAGTGGATCATCTTCTAAAGTGCAGACAATTAAAGTCGGTTCTGGTAACGATGCCCAACCATTTGCTTATTTAGATAAAAGCGGAAAACCAGTTGGTATGGATATTGCTTTGATACAAGCCATCGATAAAAAGTTACCACAATATAAATTCAAGCTAACACTATCTGATTTTCCTACGTTAATTACAAACTTGAAGAGTGGTAAGACGACGATGGCTATGGAACAGATCGAACAGAACACAGAACGAAAGCAAGACT
The Leuconostoc suionicum genome window above contains:
- a CDS encoding helix-turn-helix transcriptional regulator, which encodes MINRIQELRKSRKLTQAELASELEVTRQTVISLEKGKYNASLFLAHRIAEFFDLPIEDVFIFEGEKND
- a CDS encoding amino acid ABC transporter permease; amino-acid sequence: MNNLFQPHLIWEYLPDVLSALPTTLLLTLVSTIIGVIVGAGIAFVKMEDTPIFKQIAVVFTSFIRGTPILIQMFLVYYGLPMFLGYVGINTDDVSPLIYLFITYGLNMAAFLSEIIRAALESVPASQREAALTSGYTKRQMYFKIIFPQAVIIAVPSFATMVISLLQDTSLAFTIGVLDVVGKAKALGTATFHTVEAYISAMIIFVILSFILERFFRWIEKRSNFTSRKTAILANNPVIPVIETPKTT
- a CDS encoding P8 family protein: MADEKFETLDLPMSEVFSWSEDKTPLRDALWNHYMDTSNKNTLETLKHLKAYEKMSSDEVKLEAEKVLQKA